A single window of Nitrospira lenta DNA harbors:
- the hemB gene encoding porphobilinogen synthase, which produces MAFPIQRLRRLRQQDSFRRMVRETVLSPADFIYPLFVVEGQGRREEIGSMPGQFRLSVDLLVKEAAEVKALGIPAIILFGIPAKKDDRGSSGYDPNGIVQRAIKAVKDQVPGLAVITDVCIDEYTDHGHCGIVKDGKILNDETLECLRTMARTHAEAGADMVAPSDMMDGRVAAIRAELDQAGFPELPIMAYAAKFSSCFYAPFRDAAYSSPQFGDRQSYQMDPANGREALREIDSDVEEGADIVMVKPAMPYLDIIAQARARTLLPIAAYQVSGEYSMIKAAGRAGWLDETRAMMESLLSIRRAGADLILTYFAKDAVRQLH; this is translated from the coding sequence ATGGCGTTTCCGATCCAGCGGCTTCGACGGCTTCGGCAACAAGATTCTTTTCGGCGGATGGTGCGGGAAACCGTGCTGTCTCCGGCGGATTTTATCTACCCGCTGTTCGTGGTTGAGGGGCAGGGGCGGCGTGAGGAGATTGGGTCTATGCCCGGTCAGTTCCGCCTGTCGGTCGATCTGCTGGTGAAGGAAGCGGCGGAGGTCAAGGCGCTGGGCATTCCTGCGATTATCCTATTCGGTATTCCTGCGAAGAAAGACGACCGTGGCAGCTCGGGCTACGATCCGAACGGGATCGTTCAGCGGGCGATTAAGGCGGTGAAGGATCAGGTGCCGGGACTGGCTGTGATTACGGATGTCTGTATCGATGAGTATACGGATCACGGCCATTGCGGCATTGTGAAAGACGGCAAGATTCTCAACGATGAAACGCTGGAGTGTCTGCGCACGATGGCTCGTACGCATGCCGAAGCCGGTGCCGATATGGTCGCCCCCTCCGATATGATGGATGGACGGGTGGCTGCGATTCGTGCGGAGCTCGATCAGGCAGGCTTTCCTGAATTGCCGATCATGGCGTATGCCGCAAAGTTCTCGTCTTGTTTCTACGCGCCGTTTCGAGATGCCGCGTATTCGAGTCCGCAGTTCGGCGATCGCCAGTCGTATCAGATGGATCCGGCCAACGGGCGGGAAGCATTGCGCGAAATCGATTCGGACGTGGAAGAAGGGGCGGATATTGTGATGGTCAAACCGGCCATGCCCTATCTGGATATTATCGCCCAGGCTCGTGCGCGGACCTTACTTCCCATCGCGGCGTACCAAGTCAGCGGTGAGTACAGCATGATCAAAGCCGCGGGGCGTGCCGGATGGCTGGATGAAACGCGCGCCATGATGGAATCGCTGCTCTCAATCAGGCGGGCCGGCGCTGATCTCATCTTGACCTACTTCGCGAAGGATGCCGTCCGGCAGCTCCATTGA
- a CDS encoding bifunctional riboflavin kinase/FAD synthetase translates to MKVTRGYSGGEERSYPVATVGNFDGHHLGHRSLLRTVVETARRMEGTALVLTFDPHPVKILAPHVDLKFLTSPEEKLQRFEDAGIDEVVVLEFDHPFASLPPETFTEMVLYRGLHLRQIFVGQHFVFGKGRTGNVASLTVMGKRFGFSVNPVSPVIADGGIVSSTRVRKLVQEGQVDLAARLLGRQYAMGGVVLPGAQRGQELGWPTANLRLPVERVIPPNGVYATVTIWNQQRFDSVAYIGSRPTFDAGERLMEVHLLNEQQDLYGESIEVQFLQRLRGDTKFPSGADLSRQIAVDVERAKAILQEHRSALSAG, encoded by the coding sequence ATGAAGGTGACACGCGGATACTCAGGCGGCGAAGAGCGGTCCTACCCGGTAGCCACGGTCGGCAACTTTGACGGGCATCACCTTGGCCATCGCTCGCTGTTGCGGACGGTCGTGGAGACGGCGCGCCGGATGGAGGGCACGGCGCTTGTGCTGACGTTCGATCCCCATCCGGTCAAGATTCTTGCGCCTCATGTCGATTTGAAGTTTCTCACGAGTCCTGAAGAAAAGTTGCAGCGTTTCGAGGACGCGGGAATCGATGAAGTGGTCGTGCTCGAGTTCGATCACCCCTTCGCGAGTCTCCCTCCTGAAACGTTTACGGAAATGGTCTTGTATCGCGGGTTGCATCTGCGGCAGATTTTTGTCGGACAGCATTTTGTCTTCGGCAAGGGGCGTACGGGCAATGTCGCCTCGTTGACGGTGATGGGGAAACGGTTCGGGTTTTCCGTGAATCCCGTCTCGCCGGTGATTGCCGACGGCGGCATCGTCAGCTCCACACGTGTACGAAAATTAGTGCAAGAGGGGCAGGTTGATCTCGCGGCCCGGTTACTGGGACGGCAGTATGCGATGGGAGGAGTTGTCCTGCCAGGGGCTCAGCGGGGGCAGGAGTTGGGCTGGCCGACGGCCAATCTGCGGTTGCCGGTGGAGCGGGTGATTCCGCCGAACGGCGTGTATGCGACGGTGACAATTTGGAATCAGCAACGGTTCGATTCTGTGGCGTATATCGGATCGCGGCCGACGTTTGATGCCGGCGAGCGGCTGATGGAAGTTCATTTGCTGAACGAGCAACAGGATCTGTACGGAGAGTCTATTGAAGTGCAGTTCCTTCAGCGGCTGCGTGGCGACACCAAGTTTCCTAGCGGCGCCGATCTGAGCCGTCAAATCGCGGTCGATGTGGAGCGGGCCAAGGCAATTCTACAAGAACATCGCAGTGCGCTATCGGCAGGATGA
- the tilS gene encoding tRNA lysidine(34) synthetase TilS encodes MAMVEQRVSRRAWPPLLHKVVKTVRAHGLFEPGHHLLVAVSGGPDSVALLTLLHHLVPRWRLQLTAVHFNYGLRGLESDEDQAFVMSLCEALQVPLRCVSLDARTRPQRVSLQAQARDVRYRAMARLAEDVGADRIVVGHTADDQAETIVLWMLRGAGITGLAGMPVQRDEKIIRPLYEVRRRDLLEFLDATGQTYRQDSSNAKPIYARNRIRHQLLPLLSQLAPAAIDALCRMGDLCREDDRYLEDQTASLCASLVQPDGVGGYFIDRLGLQVQPLALQRRLLRDVFRRMHPSRRPPSLATIEAVHRLLSSKRGGERHCPGDVHVQVTPNALLVLPAHALALPQESEGVVKRHLVQIPSVIEWAGTSQRIRVQEGTREAAHQLSVSPGWVMIVDADVLSYPLHIRPWRAGDRFVPSGMKGRSKKLQDYFMDLKIPVSQRRRIPILDSPQGIVGVLGFRQDERFQVSGRTRRCVVIRMDEVSVTEGVH; translated from the coding sequence ATGGCAATGGTCGAACAACGCGTGTCGCGGAGGGCCTGGCCCCCATTGCTCCACAAGGTCGTCAAGACGGTGCGGGCGCATGGGCTGTTTGAGCCGGGACACCACCTGCTCGTCGCCGTGTCGGGTGGGCCGGACTCCGTGGCGCTGTTGACGCTCCTCCATCACCTGGTCCCCCGTTGGCGATTGCAGCTGACGGCGGTCCATTTTAATTATGGTCTTCGTGGACTCGAGTCCGATGAGGATCAGGCGTTTGTGATGTCGCTGTGTGAGGCACTCCAGGTGCCGCTCCGCTGTGTGTCGCTGGATGCCCGGACTCGTCCGCAGCGGGTTTCTCTTCAGGCTCAGGCGCGCGACGTACGGTATCGCGCGATGGCGAGGCTGGCCGAAGACGTCGGTGCTGACCGCATTGTCGTCGGCCATACGGCGGATGATCAGGCGGAAACGATTGTGCTTTGGATGTTGCGTGGAGCCGGAATCACGGGCCTGGCGGGTATGCCGGTTCAACGCGACGAGAAGATTATTCGTCCGCTGTATGAGGTCAGGCGCCGAGACCTACTAGAGTTTCTGGACGCGACGGGGCAAACGTATCGACAGGATTCCAGCAACGCGAAGCCGATCTATGCGCGCAACCGCATTCGTCATCAGCTCCTTCCCCTGCTCAGCCAGCTGGCACCGGCTGCTATCGATGCGCTTTGCCGGATGGGTGATTTGTGCCGTGAGGACGACCGATATCTGGAGGATCAGACGGCCAGTCTGTGCGCCTCACTGGTTCAACCGGATGGCGTGGGAGGCTATTTTATCGACCGGCTTGGTTTGCAGGTTCAGCCGTTGGCCTTGCAACGAAGGCTCTTGCGCGACGTGTTTCGCCGAATGCATCCGAGTCGGCGCCCCCCGAGTCTTGCGACGATTGAGGCCGTGCACCGGCTGCTCTCGTCGAAGCGAGGAGGGGAACGGCATTGCCCCGGCGATGTGCATGTCCAAGTGACTCCGAATGCGCTGCTCGTACTGCCGGCTCACGCCCTTGCTCTCCCGCAGGAGTCCGAGGGGGTAGTCAAACGGCACTTGGTGCAGATTCCGTCCGTCATCGAATGGGCTGGTACGAGCCAACGAATTCGAGTACAAGAAGGGACTCGTGAAGCGGCCCATCAGCTGTCTGTTTCCCCGGGATGGGTGATGATCGTCGATGCGGATGTGCTGTCGTATCCGCTGCATATCCGCCCATGGAGGGCAGGGGATCGGTTCGTTCCGTCGGGCATGAAGGGACGATCAAAGAAATTGCAGGACTACTTCATGGATCTCAAGATTCCGGTGTCGCAACGGAGACGAATTCCGATTCTGGATTCTCCTCAAGGAATTGTGGGTGTGTTGGGATTTCGGCAAGATGAGCGGTTTCAAGTGAGCGGCCGCACGCGCCGATGTGTCGTGATCAGGATGGACGAGGTCTCAGTTACGGAGGGGGTGCATTAG
- a CDS encoding CBS domain-containing protein, translated as MVPVKSFMIPREKFVTVARDTDAQTAARIMRDRGIGSLFITNDKEIIGIVTDTDMMRRVVASGSDATKATVEQIMSAPIMTIEESKTLLDANDLMAQAHVRHLGVTREGKLVGVISVRDLVVFLTNLPRK; from the coding sequence ATGGTTCCTGTGAAATCGTTCATGATTCCTCGAGAGAAGTTTGTGACCGTGGCTCGTGATACCGATGCTCAGACGGCGGCGCGGATTATGCGTGATCGCGGAATCGGCAGCTTATTTATTACCAATGACAAAGAAATTATCGGCATCGTGACCGACACGGATATGATGCGCCGGGTGGTGGCGTCGGGGTCGGATGCGACCAAGGCGACGGTGGAGCAGATCATGTCGGCTCCGATCATGACGATCGAGGAGAGCAAGACGTTGCTCGATGCGAACGACCTGATGGCTCAGGCGCATGTGCGCCACCTGGGCGTGACGCGCGAGGGGAAGCTGGTCGGGGTGATTTCCGTTCGCGATTTGGTAGTGTTTCTGACTAATCTGCCAAGAAAGTAG